The DNA sequence CCACACAGCTCCTGGAAGGAGTAGCCCCGTACACTACCAGTCCTAACCAGCTCAGTCCCGCAAGCCTAACCTTGGTAAATTCCagcacgtgagacgttggcccaagcacgtgatggggacaactgtcacacatcaatcatagGAATAATCatggcacgtgtcagaggatctTCAGAACATTAATCAGCCAGTCccgcactgacacgtgtaaaacatccactccagccaggtgtcctccgctcccaaaACCAATGACTACGATCTAAAGGTACCCACCCtaaaaccctacccttgggctataaatagcccaagaaggtgaggttttgggtTAATCATTCTTccacactcatatacacacacaaccaccttacattcatattcatcttcccaaaaagctagttcttactctcacgccggaggcgccgcgggactccaaccccctTTCCGGTGTTATTTTGTACGAACCCAACCACAACTACACCTCTACAGCGGTGAAGGATCCAGGACGGCGTCGAAtgagcagccccgccaccaggagttgtcatttggcgctagaaggaggggtcgctccatccttgggtctcggtgcccatggattcaccttcatcaacaaactcttgaaagagtccatttattcaactcgtaagaacccaagcaaccaacctcttccataagcatgaatgttgtttatttcagccacgtttgtgtgtgctcgttattttaggccacgtttgtgtgagcccgttttgttgatttaagccacgtttgtgtgagctatCGTTAGTTTTAGTCGTTTTTGCTCTAGTTTGAATATGGCATTTGCGTTACACTACATCGTTGAGTAGTCCGAGGAAATTGTTTAAACTGCTCCCAGGAAGCTATTTGTTAGTGTCTGTTGCTATTCTGGGTAGTTTCTGCAAATTTCATAAAGCAACTTAGACCGATATTCTCTGTAGCATATTGTTGTTATTTGTTGTTGGTATTGTTGGgaaatggcaagaccaggaaagAATACCTCTGGGAGACCATCTGCTAGTGCTCAGGTCCAGGAGCCGGACCACTCCCAAGCCCTTGACCCAGGAGCCGAGAGAGAAACATTCCAGGAGCAGCCACTACACACTCCTGTAGTGGAGAGAATTGTAAACACCAGGGATGTCAGGACcctcatagagctcaatcagtacaagtacaccaacGTTCCAGTAGCCGAAGAGCACATGATCAACCTTACAAGTGATGAACTAGCAGAAGCAATCAGACTATACAGACAGGAGCAGACCCGGCTCCAAGAAGAAGCCGGACTCGAGGAGGAACCGGAGGAGTCCGGGGACTGCCAGCAATCGAAGAGGTCTGTGTTTGATCGAATTGGAATCAAAggaaagaaaagcaaaaaagatCAAAGCAAGAAAGAAGCAGAATCTGCTAAGCAGAGAAAGTTGGAAGAGGTCCGggagcaaatcaggaaagaagaagaagcaaagcttgagctaaagatccaaaagaGAATGCAGCTAGAAGAAGAAAAGCTATTGGCCAAGTCTAGGAGCAAAAGAACACGGAGAGATCCTACTATGgagctgatttctgatgatgaagaagaagagaagcagAAGGACCTGAAAGACATGATTTATGAATTACAAAGAAAAATGGACAGGGATTCAAGAGTAGAGATTGGTGAAACACTCACTCCTTTCAGCCATTCCTTGGAAGCTATCCCCCGACAGCGGGGCTTGaaacattacaactttgactcATTTGATGGTCTGGGAGACCCAGAGGAGCACCTGAACTACTTTGAGAAGATAGCGCAGATATATTattacaatgacttgacgaaatcaaGGTTCTTAGCTTCAACTCTTAAGGGATGGGCCTAGAGATGATTCAGCAGGATCCCCTCCCGCAGCATCCATACTTGGAAAGAATTCCGAGCCTCCTTCCTTAGAAGATTTCGGGCAAATAAAACGCACATGTAtcacctggagacaatccggcagcatgacaatgagtccctctctgcatacatgctccggttccaggaagcaatcaataaagtttcaagttTGGATGAGAGGGAATCCTTAAGCATTTTCAGGAGAAACTTGGATCCAGAGCACAATGAGAGATATATAGTGGAGCTAATCAATAAGGAGCCGCAAAGCCTGGAAGCAGCTTACTCTATGGATGCCAGATTCATTAAGGAATCAGATGTGCTCCAGGCAATGAGGATGACCCGGAATGAGGGGTCCAGAAGTAAAAACACTAATGACCGACCAAAAGGGGGTTATCACCAGGATAAGAAATTCAAGCAAAGCAACCAAATCCAAGAAAGACAAACTACTCTGGTCTTCCAGAGACTTGGTCCTAAGAAGGAGTCAAGCAGTGACCCAGGACCCGCGAAGCAACCCCGAGAGTCGAAGCAGGAACCAGACTAgactcctctcaacatgaccCGGGAGGAAATCTTGAAAGTGGTAAAAGACAAGCCTTTCTATTATCCCCCGAAAccaatgcaaactcctccggAAAGCAGGCCTTACAATAGGTAGTGTGATTACCACGAGACCCATGACCACAAGACTGAGAACCgcttatcactcaagtacttcattgaggACCAAGTGAAGAAAGGGAACATGAACAAGTACTTAGTCTGGGACAGCAACAGAGGGGAAGCGCAGAAGAGAGGAAAGAATGTAGTCAATGTGGTCCTAGGTGGATCCTACTCCCCACCCCAAAGCCCGGACTTCGGAGAAGAAGTGCTCTCAATCCAATCACTCCCAGAcctggtgatatccttcagcagcaaggactacGAAGGAGTCAACCCTCATCACAATGTAGCTTTAGTTGTCACTCTGgacatctttgataatgaagtaagaagaatgctcatagacaatggctcctcagtaaatattctcttcaagcacaCAGTGAATAGAATGCAGTTAGGGAGCATCCTCTCAAATGAATGCCGGGAGGACCCACTCTATGGCTTCGGCCACAACTtagtcccgatccaaggaactttATATCTGCCAGTCATTTTTGGATCTGCTCCTAACCAAGTGACTCATGTCATCAAGTTTTATGTGATCAACGCTCCTTCTTCATACAACAGAATCATTGGCAGATCAGCCCTAACaatgatgcaagcaataacttcaatctcccatctcaagatCAAGTTCCCAACCCCGACAGGAGTCGGAGAGATAAAAGGAGATTATGGAGTTGCTGAAACATGCTACAACCAGGGGTTAATTATGGCAGAAACCCATCAAGATAACAAAAGGAAGGCTACGGTCCTTCGCAAGCAACAAAGCATGAAGAAGCACCGACCCCGGACAAGGGAAGAAGCAAACAAAATAAGTCCAGAAGGAGTGAACTGGAATCCGGAGTGCCAAAAGGCATTCAAAGAAATCAAGTACTACCTCTCTCAGCCACCAATCCTAACTAAAACTCAACTAAGAGAAcctctctacttatacttgtCAGCAGGAGCACAAGCTGTAGGAGCTGCCCTAATCAGGATGGAGAATGGAACACAACAACCGGTCTACTATGTAAGCCAAGTTCTAAAAGATGCTGAAACAAGATATCCAAGATTAGAGAGTTTGCCTTTGCCTTAGTCACAACTTCAAGAAAACTCAAGCACTAGTTCCAAGGGAGGAAAATCAGAGTAGTGACAAATCAACCACTAAGGAAAATAATTCACAAGTCAGATGTCTCGGGAAGACTTGTCAATTGGGCTGTGGAGTTGAGCCAGTTCAATTTAAGCTTCATTCCCAGGACTGTTATCAAAGCTCAAGCACTTGCGAatttcataatcgaatgcaacttcccAGAAAAAGAACCGGAACCAATGGTCATGGATCAGGAGCCAAAACAGGATACAAGTCCGGGAGCCTGGACCTTAAAggtagatggttcttcaacaagcgAGAGATCGGGAGCCGGACTCATACTCAAAAGTCCAGAAGGATTCAAGATTCAGACATCAATATCTTTCGGCTTCCCCGCAACAAACAatcaagcagaatatgaggcaTTTATCGCAGAACTAAAGCTCTCCAGGACTCTTAGAGTCCAGGACttaaaaatctacagcgactcccagatagtggtcaagcaaacaaatggAGAATACATAGCAAAGGACCCTACCCTGGTGAAGTACCAAACCCTGGTTCAGAGCTACTTAGCTTCAATACCAAGATATCAAGTCATTCAGATATGtcgagaagaaaatgaagaagcagACACCCTATCCAAATTAGTCCAGAACTCATCAGATCTAGACTGTTCAGTTTATTTCGAAGAACTCCTCAAACCATCCATTGAATCCGGAGAGGTCTTGGAGATCGAAAGCAACCACAACTGGATGACTCCCTTCATCAAATACTTGGAGAATGGATAGCTCCCAGAAGATAATGGAAAAGCTCAAAGACGGAAAAGAAAAGTAGCCAAGTTCTTCTTCGAAGAAGGAATACTCTACCGCAGGACCTTCTCATCTCCTATCCTGAAATGTATTggcccagaagaagcaaagtactcTTTGGCAGAAGTACATGAAGGGATATGTGGAGACCACATGTCTGCAAAGGCCCTAGCTTATAAGATTATaagacaaggctactactggccaaccaTTCATCAGGATGCAATAGAATTCGTCAAGAAGTGCAAAGAATGCCAGCTTTTCAGCAATGTGTCCCGGATGAGCCCAGTCCTACCATCCTCAGTCCTGTCACCTATCCCCTTCCCTGTTTGGGGTATTGAAATTATGGGACCCTTCCCTCGGGTcaaaggagacctcaggtacctACTAGTCTCTATTGATTACATGACAAAATGGGTTGAATCAAAAGCAATGAGGACAATCAATCAATAAGACTGCAAAAAGTTTATGGAcaacattttgatgaggttcaggataccacgagtcctagtatcagacaATGGGCCCCAATTCATTGGATCGGAGTTCGAGTCCTATCTCCAGGATCgcgggatcaagcacaaaaaatcatcagtggcatatccccaaggaaatggccaagtagaagtaactaacaaaatcctgctccgaggtatcgaaaaaagactcaaagaaagcaaaagcaaatggccagaagaactaccaagtgtactttggtcctacaggacaagcccAAAGACAAGCACCGGAGAAACTCCATTCAAGCTAGCTTATGGAACAGAAACAATGCTTCCTATTGAAGTGGGCTCTCCTTCCcacagagcaataaactttgaaGAAGAAGCAAATGAAGAAGGACTCAGAACAAACATGGAGCCAATCGATGAGGTCTGGGACCAGGCTGTAGAAAGGATGGAAAAATATAAGGAGAAAACAAGAGAACACTTCAGTAAGAAGTcaagagtcaaaaacttccaagttggagacttAGTCCTTCGAGACACTGAAACATCAGATCCCACAAACACTGGAAAActaatgcccaaatgggaaggaccatacaagatcaaagaagtcctcaggccaggaacctacaagctcctgaacatggatggctcagaagtcccaaacacttggcatggactatggctaagaaaattctactaGTAGGAGAACAAAGAAAGCAACCAAAAATCTTGTAGCCAATATGGCAAACAACAAATTTGTTTCTCCTTTGTATGAGTGATTAATGAAAAGCTTTTCCCCCTTTACATACTTTTCAAAactaaccactagtccggacaagctattagtcaggattagaacaaccatttttacttagaattaattttctaactaaaagccactaccagtccggacaagctattagtcaggactagagcaaccatttttacttagaattaattttctaactaaaagccaccactagtccggacaagctattagtcgagactagagcaaccatttttacttagaatttattttctaactaaaagccaccactagtccggacaaagCTATTAGTCTGGACTAGTGCAATCATTTTATTTGGAATAAATTTTTTAAGTAAAAAAGCTAAACACTAGTCCGGACAAAATACTAGTCAGGACTAGCGCAACCATCTTTACTTAGAATAAACCTGTCAAGTAAAAAACCTAACTACTAGTCCGGACAAGCAATTAGTCAGGACTAGTACAACAATTTTTActtggaaaaatattctaaggcaaaaacAAACTACAAAAACAAAGAAAAATAACATCTAGAAAAGCAAACATTAAAGAGTTACCGGACTTAAACGAGCCCGGAGCAAAGTAcgaatattaaaaaaattaaatttattaaaagtCTTCAAGAAATATCAAAGTCATAAATCAGAGAAAAGTCAAGACTCCGGAGCACTAGGAGGCGAAAAGCTGGGGCAGGGCCCGTCGAACGGCTCCGGCTCCCCTAATCCGAGCTCAATATCTTCCTTGGCCTTAATAAACTCTGTGACGAAGCTGTCTCAATCGGCCTCCGGATTGGTCTTGATATGTCGTTCAACAACCAAACATCAACGAGCTATCTCCGGAGCACCAGTATTAGCAAGAGCTTTATCATACTCCTCAGACCTTTTGAACTCCTCAATAACCTCGGCCTCCGGACGCCCAACAGACATCTGCCTCCGGAGCTCAGCCAGTTCAGATTTCTGATCTGAAGCTTCCTTTTCAGCATTCTCAGCCCGGGTCCGGACATCATCAAGCTGCTGGTTCAGTCCGGAGAGAGAAGTGTCCTTCACGATTATCTGGTCCCGGAGCCGACTAATCTCCGAGTCCTTATCAGCAATGGCACTCCGGAAACCTTTGAGCTCATTGTAGGCCAGAGAAGCTGATCCGACCATATACCCACCAAGCTGCAAAAAATAGAgaaacttagaaaaatattctaaggcaaatCAACACAAGAAACGAgaacaaaaagaagatatacctGACCCCAGAGCCGGGAACACTCCTTCATAGTGGTATCAAATCCGGACTGGTTCATCCTCCTCCAGTCAGCTTGAGTAGGAATCCCAGCCATAAAACGAGCAACTTTATCCTCCAGGCCCGGACCACTGGCATCCGGACCCTCATCATCAATATTCTTTACTTTGCAGGCCCCGGACCCGGACCCAGCTTCAAAGTTTTCGGCCCGAGGAGGCTTGCTTCCTAGGGTCCGAAGCCTCTTCTTCCTTCTTCCAGAATCACCACCTGGAGCTTCGCCTATAGGACCAAGATCCTCAAGATTAGCAAACTCATCTCCAATTTCAATCTTAGCATCCTGTTCCGGAGCAGATTGATTAACATCAACTTCGGGCTCCGGTCTCGGAACCACATTACTCTGGGATCCCTCCTCCACAGAGGCATTAGATCCGGACCCAACAACATCAGTTTTCTTTGGCAACTTGAAAGCTTTGCCAAGACCCTTCAACGCATCACTATATGCCGAAGACGACATATCCGGATTATAGTGCGGCAAACCTGCAAAGCAACAAAGCAAAAACACAACCACAACTACACCTCTACAACctcccttccggtgttgttttgtaggaacccaaccacagctacacctctacaatgacgaaggatccaggacggcgtcgaaggagcagccccgccaccaggagttatcatcAGGCATATGTGCTGAGATCATTCTCAAGACCAACAATCccattttcaatttttaaaagAGAATAATGGGCCGGAGGATGTTCTCAGACAAATTACAAGATGTTAGGATATTTTATACTATAATATTTTAAGTGCAAATCTGTAAATATAAACACGACCCTCCTATATTTACAAAAATACCCCTACATTATATTTgttttcttttaacttcaagcatgTCTCCTTAGCTCATCCTCAGGGCAATAATCCTATTTTCAAAAGAGAAAATTGGGCCTGAGGGTGTCCTCAGACAAATTACCTGAGGTTAGTAAAATTTATACTATAATATCTTAAGGGCAAATCTGTAAATATAAACACGACCCCTGTATTTACAAAAATACCCCTATACTACACTTGTTTTCTTTTAAACTCAGGAAATACATGTTTCATCATTCTCAGGGCCAACAATCCCAATTTTAAAAGAGAAAACTGGGCCTGAGGTTATGACATTTTATACTATAATAATTTGAGGAAATCTGTAAATATAAACACGACCCCCTATATTTAAAAAAATACCCCTATATTATGCTTATTTTCTTTTAACATCATGCATGTCTCCTGAGATAATCCAAGGTCAACAATCTCATTTTCAAAAGAGAAAACTGGGCTTGAGGGTGTTCTCAGACAAATTACGAggttataatattttatattataatattttaagggcaaatctgtaaatataaatatgaCCCCCTGTATTTACAAAAATACCCCTATACTACACTTGTTTTCTTTTAACCTCAGACATGTCTTTTGAGATCATTTTCTGGGGCCAACAAAACAATTTTTAAAAGAGAAAATTTGGCATAAGGTGTCCTCAGACAAATTACCTAAGTTTAGGACATTTTATACTATAATATTTTCAGTTATAAATATAAACACGACCCCCTTGTATTTACAAAAATACTCTTATATACATTTGTTTTCTTTTAATCTCAAGCAT is a window from the Apium graveolens cultivar Ventura chromosome 1, ASM990537v1, whole genome shotgun sequence genome containing:
- the LOC141661587 gene encoding uncharacterized protein LOC141661587, whose amino-acid sequence is MVMDQEPKQDTSPGAWTLKVDGSSTSERSGAGLILKSPEGFKIQTSISFGFPATNNQAEYEAFIAELKLSRTLRVQDLKIYSDSQIVVKQTNGEYIAKDPTLVKYQTLVQSYLASIPRYQVIQICREENEEADTLSKLVQNSSDLDCSVYFEELLKPSIESGEVLEIESNHNWMTPFIKYLENG